In Lysobacter luteus, a single window of DNA contains:
- a CDS encoding S46 family peptidase, with protein sequence MRFSMLASAIALAGVMGSATAGEGMWVPQQLPEIAGPLKKAGLELPPEQLADLTGDPMGAVVSLGGCTASFVSPQGLVVTNHHCAYGAIQLNSTPENNLIDKGFNAPTRADEVSAGPNARIYALDSIQDVTTQVRDAIAAAPDAAGRSHALEAIEKRLVADCEADEGYRCQFYSFAGGNTYRLFKNLEIKDVRLVHAPPNSVGSYGGDVDNWMWPRHTGDFSFYRAYVGPDGKPAAFAEDNVPYQPEHWLKVAQEPLETGDFVMVAGYPGRTARYALAAEFDETAQWTYPTVKAHYEHLVELVETAGAKDEDIKVKYASTVRGWHNAMKNYGGQLEGFERIDASKAKHDEEAAVLAWLRGQGAEGEAALAAHARLLELHEAASATRERDLVLGQLRRTGVIGAATSLYRLAIEQAKPDAEREPGYQQRDLPGFEGAMRQMDKRYAAAMDRQLQEYWLREYIKLPQAQRVEAIDAWLGGDDEAAVQAALDRLAGTGLGELDARLALLEADRAAFESSTDPAVKFAVAVMPTLLELEEQAETRAGDALLARPAFLQAVADYKASQGGSVYPDANSSLRITFGNVQGYTRPDGVRLPPFTTLEQVAAKHTGEEPFDAPQAQLEAIAAKNYGGLASKELGTVPVNFMADLDITGGNSGSPVMNARGELVGLVFDMNWESVASNWVFNPELTRVIAVDGRYMRWIMQEVFPAPQVLEEMGVPEQE encoded by the coding sequence ATGCGTTTTTCGATGTTGGCCAGTGCGATCGCACTGGCGGGTGTGATGGGCTCCGCCACGGCGGGCGAGGGCATGTGGGTGCCGCAACAGTTGCCTGAGATCGCCGGCCCGCTCAAGAAGGCCGGGCTGGAACTGCCGCCCGAGCAGCTCGCCGACCTGACCGGCGACCCGATGGGCGCGGTGGTGTCGCTGGGCGGCTGCACCGCCAGCTTCGTTTCCCCGCAGGGCCTGGTGGTGACCAACCACCACTGCGCCTACGGCGCGATCCAGCTCAACTCCACTCCGGAAAACAACCTGATCGACAAGGGCTTCAACGCCCCGACCCGGGCCGACGAGGTATCCGCCGGGCCGAACGCGCGCATCTACGCGCTGGACTCGATCCAGGACGTGACCACGCAGGTGCGTGACGCAATCGCCGCCGCGCCCGATGCGGCCGGGCGCAGCCACGCGCTTGAGGCGATCGAGAAGCGGCTGGTTGCCGATTGCGAGGCCGACGAAGGCTATCGCTGCCAGTTCTACAGTTTTGCCGGCGGTAACACCTACCGCTTGTTCAAGAACCTCGAGATCAAGGACGTCCGCCTCGTCCACGCGCCGCCCAACAGCGTCGGCAGCTACGGCGGCGACGTCGACAACTGGATGTGGCCGCGGCACACCGGCGACTTCTCGTTCTACCGCGCCTACGTCGGCCCGGACGGCAAGCCGGCCGCGTTCGCCGAGGACAACGTGCCGTACCAGCCCGAGCATTGGCTGAAGGTCGCCCAAGAGCCGCTGGAGACCGGCGACTTCGTGATGGTGGCCGGCTATCCCGGCCGCACCGCGCGCTACGCGCTGGCCGCCGAGTTCGACGAGACCGCGCAGTGGACCTACCCGACCGTCAAGGCGCACTACGAGCACCTGGTCGAGCTGGTCGAGACCGCCGGTGCGAAGGACGAGGACATCAAGGTCAAGTACGCCAGCACGGTGCGCGGCTGGCACAACGCGATGAAGAACTACGGTGGCCAGCTGGAAGGCTTCGAACGGATCGACGCCAGCAAGGCCAAGCACGACGAGGAGGCCGCGGTGCTGGCGTGGCTGCGCGGGCAGGGCGCCGAGGGCGAAGCCGCACTGGCCGCCCACGCCCGGTTGCTCGAACTGCACGAAGCCGCCAGCGCCACCCGCGAGCGCGACCTGGTGCTCGGCCAGTTGCGCCGCACTGGCGTGATCGGCGCCGCCACCAGCCTGTACCGGTTGGCGATCGAGCAGGCCAAGCCCGACGCCGAGCGCGAGCCGGGTTACCAGCAGCGTGACCTGCCGGGCTTCGAGGGCGCGATGCGGCAGATGGACAAGCGCTACGCGGCGGCGATGGACCGCCAGCTGCAGGAGTACTGGCTGCGCGAGTACATCAAGCTGCCGCAGGCGCAGCGCGTGGAGGCGATCGATGCCTGGCTCGGCGGCGACGACGAGGCCGCGGTGCAGGCCGCCCTCGACCGCCTGGCCGGCACCGGCCTGGGTGAGCTGGACGCGCGGCTGGCGCTGTTGGAGGCCGACCGCGCCGCGTTCGAGTCCAGCACCGACCCGGCGGTGAAGTTCGCGGTCGCGGTGATGCCGACCCTGCTGGAACTGGAGGAGCAGGCCGAGACCCGCGCCGGCGATGCGCTGCTGGCCCGTCCGGCCTTCCTGCAGGCGGTCGCCGACTACAAGGCCAGCCAGGGCGGGTCGGTCTATCCGGACGCCAACTCCTCGCTGCGCATCACCTTCGGCAACGTGCAGGGCTACACCCGCCCCGACGGCGTGCGGCTGCCGCCGTTCACCACGCTCGAGCAGGTGGCCGCCAAGCACACCGGCGAGGAGCCGTTCGACGCGCCCCAGGCACAGCTGGAGGCAATTGCCGCGAAGAACTACGGCGGCCTTGCCAGCAAGGAGCTCGGCACGGTGCCGGTCAACTTCATGGCCGACCTCGACATCACCGGCGGCAACTCCGGCTCGCCGGTCATGAATGCGCGGGGCGAGCTGGTCGGCCTGGTGTTCGACATGAACTGGGAGAGCGTGGCGTCCAACTGGGTCTTCAACCCGGAACTGACCCGGGTGATCGCGGTGGATGGCCGTTACATGCGCTGGATCATGCAGGAGGTGTTCCCGGCGCCGCAGGTGCTGGAGGAGATGGGCGTTCCCGAGCAGGAGTAA
- the kbl gene encoding glycine C-acetyltransferase, producing the protein MSLTDRYAAELESIRDAGLFKSERIITSPQSAEITLDDDRAVLNFCANNYLGLADHPDIIAVAKDALDSHGFGMASVRFICGTQDLHKELEQTIAAFFGKQDTILYAACFDANGGLFEPLLGPEDAVISDALNHASIIDGVRLCKAQRFRYANCDMADLEKQLQAADAAGARTKLITTDGVFSMDGFIAPLDEICALADKYGALVHIDECHATGFIGRTGRGSAEVKGVLDRIDIITGTLGKAMGGALGGFTTASREVVELLRQRSRPYLFSNSLPPHVVAAGTKAFQMLDAAGELRERLAANTAYFRERMTAAGFDIRPGVHPIAPVMLYDAPLAQKFAERLLEEGIYAIGFFFPVVPQGQARIRTQMSAAHTREHLDRAIDAFTRIGRELGVLKA; encoded by the coding sequence ATGTCTTTGACCGACCGTTACGCCGCCGAACTCGAATCCATCCGCGACGCCGGACTGTTCAAGTCCGAGCGCATCATCACCAGCCCCCAGTCGGCCGAGATCACCCTCGACGATGACCGCGCGGTACTGAACTTCTGCGCCAACAACTACCTCGGGCTGGCCGACCATCCGGACATCATCGCGGTCGCCAAGGACGCGCTCGACTCGCATGGGTTCGGCATGGCCTCGGTGCGCTTCATCTGCGGCACCCAGGACCTGCACAAGGAGCTCGAGCAGACCATCGCGGCGTTCTTCGGCAAGCAGGACACCATCCTTTACGCAGCCTGCTTCGACGCCAACGGCGGCCTGTTCGAGCCGTTGCTCGGGCCGGAGGACGCGGTGATCTCCGACGCGCTCAACCACGCCTCGATCATCGACGGCGTGCGGCTGTGCAAGGCGCAGCGCTTCCGCTACGCCAACTGCGACATGGCCGATCTCGAGAAGCAGCTGCAGGCGGCGGACGCCGCCGGCGCGCGGACCAAGCTGATCACCACCGACGGCGTTTTCTCGATGGACGGCTTCATCGCTCCGCTCGACGAGATCTGCGCGCTCGCGGACAAATACGGTGCACTGGTGCACATCGACGAATGCCACGCGACCGGGTTCATCGGCCGGACCGGCCGTGGCTCGGCCGAGGTGAAGGGCGTGCTGGACCGGATCGACATCATTACCGGCACCCTCGGCAAGGCCATGGGCGGTGCACTTGGCGGCTTCACCACGGCCTCGCGCGAAGTGGTCGAACTGCTGCGCCAGCGCTCCCGGCCATACCTGTTCTCCAACTCGCTGCCGCCGCACGTGGTCGCCGCCGGCACCAAGGCGTTCCAGATGCTCGACGCCGCTGGCGAACTGCGGGAGCGGCTGGCCGCGAACACCGCCTACTTCCGCGAGCGGATGACGGCGGCCGGCTTCGACATCCGGCCGGGCGTGCACCCCATCGCCCCGGTGATGCTCTACGACGCACCGCTGGCGCAGAAGTTCGCCGAGCGGCTGCTCGAGGAAGGCATCTACGCGATCGGGTTCTTCTTCCCGGTCGTGCCGCAGGGCCAGGCCCGGATCCGGACGCAGATGTCGGCGGCGCATACCCGCGAACACCTGGACCGCGCGATCGACGCGTTCACCCGGATCGGGCGCGAGCTGGGCGTGCTCAAGGCCTGA
- a CDS encoding S46 family peptidase has product MRPSLLALSLTLAAAGAHADEGMWLPSQLPQIATQLRHAGFEGDPASLADLTRPPLNAVVKVGGGTGAFVSDQGLVLTNHHVAFGVIQYNSSPERDLIANGFVAADRGDELPANPDFRVLVTTGFDQVNDRVLADARGRTGRAYYDAVDAAEKALVAECEQQPGYRCSVANMHYGSDFYLVRQLELRDVRLVYAPPEAVGNYGDEVDNFMWPRHSGDFTLLRAYVAPDGQPAAYSPDNVPYVPPAHLQVSTDAVAAGDFAMLAGYPGRTYRHRMASEFASQVEWTLPERVALYGGLIETVEAAIGSDADARVKYASTLAGLENGLKRAQGELDGLRRSNAVATRQADEEAMLAWLADQPAARATRADITSAQALLDETEATRERDQLLGAIARFPQLLGSAMRLQRLALERGKPDAQRESGYQQRDAALIEGGLKQVQRRYAERVEKALLVDLLTQYVALPPSHHVPEFDAVFGGTPEQVRANVDALYAGTTLDEEAERLRWFNATPEEVAQADDPLLQAAARLQPALLRLESEDKQRAGELLRLRPSYMEALIGYRESRGEAVYPDANSTLRVSYGQVSTMDPRDGVRYLPLTTVAGIVEKHTGVAPFDAPRPLLDAIAAGDFGSTADPDLGTQTVNLLTNLDTTGGNSGSPVLDARGQLIGLNFDSNWEAVSASWKFDPRYKRAIHVDMRYMRWLMAKVYPAPHLLAEMDLPVE; this is encoded by the coding sequence ATGCGGCCATCGCTGCTCGCCCTGTCCCTGACCCTGGCCGCCGCCGGCGCCCACGCCGACGAGGGCATGTGGCTGCCGTCGCAACTGCCACAGATCGCCACGCAGCTGCGCCATGCGGGGTTCGAGGGCGACCCGGCCTCACTGGCCGACCTCACCCGCCCGCCGCTCAACGCCGTGGTGAAGGTCGGCGGCGGCACCGGCGCGTTCGTGTCGGACCAGGGGCTGGTACTGACCAACCACCACGTCGCGTTCGGGGTCATCCAGTACAACTCCAGCCCGGAGCGCGACCTGATCGCCAACGGCTTCGTCGCCGCCGACCGCGGCGACGAGCTGCCCGCCAACCCGGACTTCCGGGTATTGGTCACCACCGGCTTCGACCAGGTCAACGACCGGGTCCTGGCGGACGCGCGTGGCAGGACCGGGCGCGCCTACTACGACGCGGTCGACGCTGCCGAGAAGGCGCTGGTGGCCGAGTGCGAGCAGCAGCCCGGCTACCGCTGCAGCGTCGCGAACATGCATTACGGCAGCGATTTCTACCTCGTCCGGCAGCTGGAGCTGCGCGACGTGCGCCTGGTGTACGCACCGCCCGAGGCGGTCGGCAACTACGGGGACGAAGTGGACAACTTCATGTGGCCGCGACATAGCGGCGACTTCACCCTGCTGCGCGCCTATGTCGCGCCGGACGGGCAACCGGCGGCGTACTCGCCCGACAACGTGCCGTACGTGCCGCCGGCGCACCTGCAGGTATCGACGGACGCCGTCGCCGCCGGCGACTTCGCGATGCTGGCCGGGTACCCGGGCCGGACCTACCGGCACCGCATGGCCTCGGAGTTCGCCAGCCAGGTCGAGTGGACGCTGCCCGAGCGGGTGGCGCTTTATGGCGGCCTGATCGAGACCGTGGAAGCAGCGATCGGAAGCGACGCCGATGCCAGGGTCAAGTACGCCTCGACGCTGGCCGGGCTGGAGAACGGCCTCAAGCGCGCGCAGGGCGAACTCGATGGCCTGCGCCGCAGCAACGCGGTCGCCACCCGCCAGGCCGACGAAGAGGCCATGCTGGCGTGGCTGGCGGACCAGCCCGCAGCCCGCGCCACCCGGGCCGATATCACGTCCGCCCAGGCATTGCTGGACGAGACCGAGGCGACCCGCGAGCGGGACCAGTTGCTGGGCGCGATCGCCCGGTTCCCGCAACTGCTGGGTTCGGCGATGCGCCTGCAGCGCCTGGCGCTGGAGCGCGGCAAGCCGGATGCGCAACGCGAGTCGGGCTACCAGCAGCGCGACGCGGCGCTGATCGAGGGTGGGCTCAAACAGGTCCAGCGCCGGTACGCCGAGCGCGTCGAGAAGGCGCTGCTGGTCGACCTGCTGACGCAATACGTGGCGCTGCCCCCTTCGCATCATGTGCCGGAGTTCGACGCGGTGTTTGGCGGCACGCCCGAACAGGTGCGCGCGAACGTCGATGCGCTCTACGCGGGTACCACGCTGGACGAGGAAGCCGAGCGCCTGCGCTGGTTCAACGCCACGCCGGAGGAGGTCGCCCAGGCGGACGATCCGCTGCTGCAGGCGGCGGCGCGGCTGCAGCCGGCGCTGCTGCGGCTGGAGTCCGAGGACAAGCAGCGCGCGGGCGAGCTGTTGCGGCTGCGGCCGTCCTACATGGAGGCGCTGATCGGCTACCGCGAGTCCCGTGGCGAGGCGGTCTATCCCGACGCCAATTCCACCCTGCGCGTGAGCTACGGCCAGGTCAGCACCATGGACCCGCGTGACGGCGTGCGCTACCTGCCGCTGACCACCGTCGCGGGCATTGTCGAGAAGCACACCGGCGTGGCGCCGTTCGACGCCCCGCGCCCGCTGCTCGACGCGATCGCCGCGGGCGACTTCGGCAGCACCGCCGACCCCGACCTCGGCACCCAGACCGTCAACCTGCTGACCAACCTCGACACCACCGGCGGCAACTCGGGCTCGCCGGTGCTCGATGCGCGCGGACAGCTGATCGGCCTCAACTTCGACAGCAACTGGGAAGCCGTCAGCGCCAGCTGGAAGTTCGACCCGCGCTACAAGCGGGCGATCCACGTCGACATGCGCTACATGCGCTGGCTGATGGCGAAGGTCTACCCGGCCCCGCACCTGCTGGCCGAGATGGACCTGCCCGTTGAGTAG
- the tdh gene encoding L-threonine 3-dehydrogenase — MKALVKREATKGIWMEEVPVPAPGANEVLVKLEKTAICGTDLHIYLWDEWSQRTIKPGLVIGHEFVGRIVEVGPGVTGYKVGQRVSAEGHIVCGHCRNCRAGRQHLCPNTVGIGVNRDGAFAEYIVMPASNLWPIPDQIPSELAAFFDPYGNAAHCALEFDVVGEDVLITGAGPIGIIAAGICKHIGARNVVVTDVNDYRLKLAADMGATRVVNVANTSLKDVMADLHMEGFDVGLEMSGNPRAFNDMLDCMYHGGKIAMLGIMPKGAGADWDKIIFKGLVLHGIYGRRMYETWYKMTQLVLGGFPLGKVLTHQLPVEEFQQGFELMESGKAGKVVLSWN; from the coding sequence ATGAAGGCGCTGGTGAAGCGCGAAGCCACCAAGGGCATCTGGATGGAAGAGGTCCCGGTGCCCGCGCCCGGTGCCAACGAGGTGCTGGTCAAGCTCGAGAAAACCGCCATCTGCGGCACCGACCTGCACATCTACCTGTGGGACGAGTGGAGCCAGCGCACCATCAAGCCCGGACTGGTGATCGGCCACGAGTTCGTCGGCCGCATCGTCGAGGTCGGCCCCGGGGTGACCGGCTACAAGGTCGGCCAGCGCGTCTCCGCCGAAGGCCACATCGTCTGCGGGCACTGCCGCAACTGCCGCGCGGGCCGCCAACACCTGTGCCCCAACACCGTCGGCATCGGCGTCAACCGCGACGGCGCTTTCGCCGAATACATCGTGATGCCGGCCTCCAACCTGTGGCCGATCCCGGACCAGATCCCGAGCGAGCTGGCGGCGTTCTTCGACCCCTACGGCAACGCCGCGCACTGCGCGCTGGAGTTCGACGTGGTCGGCGAGGACGTGCTGATCACCGGCGCAGGCCCGATCGGCATCATCGCGGCGGGCATCTGCAAGCACATCGGCGCGCGCAACGTGGTGGTCACCGACGTCAACGACTACCGCCTCAAGCTCGCCGCCGACATGGGCGCGACCCGCGTGGTCAACGTCGCCAACACCTCGCTCAAGGACGTGATGGCCGACCTGCACATGGAAGGCTTCGACGTCGGCCTGGAGATGAGCGGCAACCCGCGTGCGTTCAACGACATGCTCGATTGCATGTACCACGGCGGCAAGATCGCCATGCTGGGGATCATGCCCAAGGGCGCCGGCGCCGACTGGGACAAGATCATCTTCAAGGGCCTGGTCCTGCACGGCATCTACGGCCGTCGCATGTACGAGACCTGGTACAAGATGACCCAGCTGGTGCTGGGCGGCTTCCCGCTGGGCAAGGTGCTGACCCACCAGTTGCCCGTCGAGGAGTTCCAGCAGGGTTTCGAGCTGATGGAATCGGGCAAGGCCGGCAAGGTCGTGCTGAGCTGGAATTGA
- a CDS encoding pseudouridine synthase, with product MRRPVPDSSPEARPRAGLRGSGPAARSERRQAPAGGDAPPVRRHGLARVLSKRGLCSRSEAARWIVAGRVSVDGRVVRDPEHPVVDDGRARIEIAGVAPAPGPSPRRYLMLNKPRGLVTTAADEQGRDTVYRCLEGAALPWLAPVGRLDKASEGLLLLCNDPGWASAITDPATGPDKTYHVQVDTIPDRVLLQALVAGTAVDGQHLSASAVRLLRAGNRNAWLEVVLDEGRNRQIRRLLAAFGINVLRLVRVAVGTVELGALAKGAWRDLSPEEVRALAPPSA from the coding sequence ATGCGTCGACCCGTTCCTGACAGCAGTCCCGAAGCCCGGCCCCGCGCCGGGCTTCGCGGTTCCGGCCCTGCGGCTCGCAGCGAGCGCAGGCAGGCGCCGGCAGGCGGCGATGCCCCTCCGGTGCGCCGCCACGGGCTCGCCCGGGTGCTGTCCAAGCGTGGTCTGTGCTCGCGGTCCGAAGCGGCGCGCTGGATCGTCGCCGGGCGCGTGTCGGTGGATGGCCGCGTGGTCCGCGATCCCGAACATCCGGTTGTCGACGACGGCCGGGCGCGCATCGAGATCGCCGGTGTCGCCCCTGCGCCAGGGCCGTCGCCGCGCCGCTACCTGATGCTCAACAAGCCGCGCGGCCTGGTCACCACCGCTGCCGACGAGCAGGGTCGCGACACCGTGTACCGCTGCCTGGAAGGGGCTGCGCTGCCGTGGCTGGCGCCGGTCGGCCGGCTCGACAAGGCCAGCGAAGGCCTTCTGCTGCTCTGCAACGACCCGGGCTGGGCGTCGGCCATCACCGATCCGGCAACGGGCCCGGACAAGACGTACCACGTGCAGGTCGACACCATTCCGGACCGGGTGCTGCTGCAGGCACTGGTCGCCGGGACGGCCGTGGACGGACAGCACCTGTCGGCAAGCGCGGTGCGTCTGTTGCGGGCGGGCAACCGCAACGCCTGGCTTGAGGTGGTGCTGGACGAAGGGCGCAACCGCCAGATCCGGCGGCTGCTGGCCGCCTTCGGCATCAACGTGCTGCGGCTGGTCCGGGTGGCAGTGGGCACGGTGGAGCTGGGTGCATTGGCCAAGGGCGCCTGGCGGGACCTGAGCCCGGAAGAGGTCCGCGCGCTGGCCCCGCCGTCGGCCTGA